One segment of Chionomys nivalis chromosome 3, mChiNiv1.1, whole genome shotgun sequence DNA contains the following:
- the Tm4sf19 gene encoding transmembrane 4 L6 family member 19 isoform X1 codes for MLSFPRVVACSRTCSRFLGLSLGTASLFAAGANIALLFPNWDTTYLTRGLIGKHAMLGAGLWGGGFMVLLAATLISLTGYFSDSAPCRHMLIALLSSSLALLGALVCFVTSGVALKDGPFCMFDTSSFNQTQAWKFGYPFKDLPNRNYLYDRSLWTSICLEPSKAVVWHVAFFSSLVCISLLQLLLVAIHVVNSILGLFCSFCEKS; via the exons ATGTTGTCTTTTCCCCGTGTGGTGGCCTGCTCACGGACCTGCTCCCGCTTCCTTGGGCTGAGCCTCGGAACTGCATCGCTGTTTGCTGCTGGGGCCAACATCGCACTCCTCTTTCCTAACTGGGATACGACCTACCTGACGAGGGGCCTCATTGGCAAGCATGCCATGCTGGGCGCTGGGCTCTGGGGAGGAGGATTCATG GTACTCCTGGCAGCAACTCTCATCTCCCTGACGGGCTACTTCAGCGACAGTGCACCCTGTCGGCAC ATGCTCATTGCTCTGTTGTCAAGCAGCCTGGCTCTGCTGGGGGCCTTGGTTTGCTTTGTCACTTCTGGGGTAGCCTTGAAAGACGGTCCCTTTTGTATGTTCGACACCTCGTCCTTCAATCAGACACAAGCTTGGAAATTTGGCTATCCCTTCAAAGATCTTCCCAACAG GAATTATTTGTATGACCGTTCACTCTGGACCTCCATCTGCCTGGAGCCCTCTAAGGCTGTGGTTTGGCATGTggccttcttctcctccctcgtGTGTATCAGCCTCCTCCAGCTTCTCCTGGTGGCCATCCATGTCGTCAATAGCATCCTTGGCCTGTTCTGCAGCTTCTGTGAGAAGAGCTAG
- the Tm4sf19 gene encoding transmembrane 4 L6 family member 19 isoform X2, with product MLSFPRVVACSRTCSRFLGLSLGTASLFAAGANIALLFPNWDTTYLTRGLIGKHAMLGAGLWGGGFMMLIALLSSSLALLGALVCFVTSGVALKDGPFCMFDTSSFNQTQAWKFGYPFKDLPNRNYLYDRSLWTSICLEPSKAVVWHVAFFSSLVCISLLQLLLVAIHVVNSILGLFCSFCEKS from the exons ATGTTGTCTTTTCCCCGTGTGGTGGCCTGCTCACGGACCTGCTCCCGCTTCCTTGGGCTGAGCCTCGGAACTGCATCGCTGTTTGCTGCTGGGGCCAACATCGCACTCCTCTTTCCTAACTGGGATACGACCTACCTGACGAGGGGCCTCATTGGCAAGCATGCCATGCTGGGCGCTGGGCTCTGGGGAGGAGGATTCATG ATGCTCATTGCTCTGTTGTCAAGCAGCCTGGCTCTGCTGGGGGCCTTGGTTTGCTTTGTCACTTCTGGGGTAGCCTTGAAAGACGGTCCCTTTTGTATGTTCGACACCTCGTCCTTCAATCAGACACAAGCTTGGAAATTTGGCTATCCCTTCAAAGATCTTCCCAACAG GAATTATTTGTATGACCGTTCACTCTGGACCTCCATCTGCCTGGAGCCCTCTAAGGCTGTGGTTTGGCATGTggccttcttctcctccctcgtGTGTATCAGCCTCCTCCAGCTTCTCCTGGTGGCCATCCATGTCGTCAATAGCATCCTTGGCCTGTTCTGCAGCTTCTGTGAGAAGAGCTAG